The Clupea harengus chromosome 26, Ch_v2.0.2, whole genome shotgun sequence genome has a segment encoding these proteins:
- the LOC116219888 gene encoding type-2 ice-structuring protein-like, whose amino-acid sequence MLAVSLLVCAMVALTRAADECPTDWKMFNGRCFLFNPLQLHWADAQESCMKEGANLASIHSLEESTFVKELTSADLIPSWIGGTDCQVSTRWFWMDSTSMDYADWCAAQPDTTLTECCIQMNVGIGKCWNDTPCTHLHSSICAKPLK is encoded by the exons ACTAGGGCTGCTGACG AATGTCCCACTGATTGGAAGATGTTCAATGGTCGCTGTTTCCTTTTTAATCCATTACAATTGCATTGGGCAGACGCTCAG GAAAGCTGTATGAAGGAGGGGGCAAACCTTGCATCCATACACAGCCTTGAAGAGTCTACGTTTGTTAAGGAGCTGACAAGTGCAGACTTAATCCCATCATGGATTGGAGGCACAGATTGCCAAGTG tCAACCCGTTGGTTTTGGATGGATAGCACAAGTATGGATTATGCTGACTGGTGCGCTGCACAGCCTGATACTACCTTAACTGAGTGCTGCATACAGATGAATGTTGGAA TTGGAAAATGCTGGAATGACACACCTTGTACCCATCTTCATTCATCAATCTGCGCCAAGCCACTGAAATGA
- the LOC116219887 gene encoding type-2 ice-structuring protein-like, protein MLAVSLLVCAMVALTRAADECPTDWKMFNGRCFLFNPLQLHWADAQESCMKEGANLASIHSLEESTFIKELTTADLIPSWIGGTDCHVSTRWFWMDSTSMDYADWCAAQPDTTLTECCIQMNVGIGKCWNDTPCTHLHSSICAKPLK, encoded by the exons ATGCTGGCTGTGTCTCTACTTGTTTGTGCCATGGTGGCTCTGACTAGGGCTGCTGACG AATGTCCCACTGATTGGAAGATGTTCAATGGTCGCTGTTTCCTTTTTAATCCATTACAATTGCATTGGGCTGACGCTCAG GAAAGCTGTATGAAGGAGGGGGCAAACCTTGCATCCATTCACAGCCTTGAAGAGTCTACATTTATTAAGGAGCTGACAACTGCAGACTTAATACCATCATGGATTGGAGGCACAGATTGCCATGTG tCAACCCGTTGGTTTTGGATGGATAGTACAAGTATGGATTATGCTGACTGGTGCGCTGCACAACCTGATACTACCTTAACTGAGTGCTGCATACAGATGAATGTTGGAA TTGGAAAATGCTGGAATGACACACCTTGTACGCATCTTCATTCATCAATCTGCGCCAAGCCACTGAAATGA
- the LOC116219889 gene encoding LOW QUALITY PROTEIN: uncharacterized protein LOC116219889 (The sequence of the model RefSeq protein was modified relative to this genomic sequence to represent the inferred CDS: deleted 2 bases in 1 codon) gives MTAIVYTMAKERFGTEEKKGSSKAPGKQTNRRAREITQLRREIKTLNKQYKQASSTEKEGIKDLTTELRGQLCRLRRAERSLRLRKEKEVKRAQFIKDPYRFTKTLLGEARSGRLTSPKEAVEEFLKESHSDTLRGQALDVHPRIGRSETPEEELDTKEPTWREVHDIVQKARSSSAPGPSSIPYKVYKRCPMLLRRLWKLLRRIWTKGIIPTSWKRAEGCFVPKKMDSSEIGQFRTISLLSVECKIFFSVLARRLTMYMVTNKYVDTSIQKGGIPGSPGCLEHTSILSQLIREAKESKGDLTVVWLDLANAYGSIPHDLINTAMEHYHIPQHIRRMITTYFSGFKLRFQTTQFTTQWQDLEKGIVTGCTISPILFIMGMNLLITAAVKESRGPIMESGIRQPPLRGFMDDLTITTATHVQTRWILKALDDVATWARMKFKPKKSRSMVIRNGKVTNRFQLQVGEVIPPIEENPIKCLGKWYDSSLKDKGSVSRTEKQAEEWLKKIESSGLPGKFKTWLFQHGLLPRLLWLLTIYEIPMTAVEGIERKVNKHLRKWLGIPPSFTSVGLYIRSGQLQLPLSSVVEEFKVAKCRIVMMLRDSTDEMVRGAGVTTRSGRKWAAATQVEQAESLLKLKDIIGNPCTGRQGLGSTHFQQWTKADPRQRRVMVQAEVRQLEEEGRWSRAVELGLQGAWTKWELPKRKITWPELWRLEPFRISFLLRSVYDTLPTPTNLYRWGMREDPQCRLCGERGTMAHILAGCRTALSQGRYRWRHDKVLRALADILEQERRKKHQPQSRPTPSIQFIREGEKPSSSKKTKKGLLQTAPSWEMRVDLGRKLHFPQVVQTSLRPDMVIWSEEAKKIILIELTVPWEEGCVEAYERKATKYQDLVQQCRDKGWQAWLFPVEVGCRGFPAQSVWNTLTALGIKGRERKTAVRRLGEAAERASCWLWNRREERSWGPGEDGQ, from the exons ATGACTGCAATTGTCTACACCATGGCCAAAGAGCGCTTTGGCactgaggagaagaaaggaagcagCAAGGCCCCCGGAAAACAGACCAACAGAAGGGCAAGAGAGATTACGCAGTTGAGAAGGGAAATCAAGACTCTTAACAAGCAATACAAACAGGCTAGTTCCACAGAGAAGGAGGGCATAAAAGACCTGACCACTGAACTTCGAGGGCAACTGTGCAGACTAAGAAGGGCTGAGAGGTCTCTGAGactgagaaaagagaaggaggtcAAGCGTGCTCAGTTCATCAAGGACCCATACAGGTTCACCAAAACCTTGTTGGGTGAAGCAAGATCAGGGAGACTGACCAGCCCTAAAGAAGCTGTGGAAGAATTCCTCAAAGAAAGCCACAGTGACACTCTTAGAGGCCAAGCCTTGGACGTACACCCAAGGATTGGAAGGAGTGAAACCCCGGAGGAAGAGCTTGACACCAAAGAGCCAACATGGAGAGAAGTCCATGACATTGTACAGAAAGCCCGGTCATCATCTGCCCCAGGTCCTAGCTCTATACCCTACAAGGTATACAAGAGATGCCCAATGCTTCTGCGCAGGCTATGGAAACTGTTGCGGAGGATATGGACAAAGGGCATAATTCCAACATCTTGGAAGAGAGCAGAAGGGTGCTTTGTACCAAAGAAAATGGACTCCTCTGAAATAGGGCAATTCCGAACTATTTCTCTCCTGAGCGTCGAATGCAAGATATTCTTCTCAGTCCTGGCACGGAGGCTGACCATGTACATGGTGACGAACAAGTACGTCGACACATCAATCCAGAAAGGCGGCATCCCAGGCTCCCCTGGATGTTTGGAGCACACAAGCATCCTCAGCCAGCTGATCCGTGAGGCcaaagagagcaaaggagaccTAACAGTCGTCTGGCTTGACTTGGCCAACGCATATGGATCAATTCCTCACGACCTCATCAACACAGCAATGGAACATTACCATATCCCCCAACACATCAGGAGAATGATCACCACCTACTTCAGTGGATTCAAGTTACGGTTCCAGACCACCCAGTTTACAACCCAGTGGCAGGACCTGGAAAAGGGGATCGTAACGGGCTGCACCATCTCCCCCATCTTGTTCATTATGGGAATGAACCTTCTCATTACAGCGGCAGTGAAGGAATCCAGAGGGCCAATAATGGAGTCTGGCATTCGCCAACCTCCATTAAGAGGCTTTATGGATGACCTCACCATCACAACGGCAACCCATGTGCAAACAAGGTGGATCCTGAAGGCACTCGATGACGTGGCAACTTGGGCTCGAATGAAATTCAAGCCTAAGAAGTCAAGAAGCATGGTGATCAGGAATGGTAAGGTTACAAACAGGTTCCAGCTTCAAGTC GGGGAAGTCATACCACCGATTGAGGAGAACCCAATAAAATGCCTGGGCAAGTGGTACGATTCATCTCTCAAGGACAAAGGCAGTGTTTCAAGGACCGAGAAGCAGGCAGAAGAGTGGCTTAAAAAGATAGAAAGTTCAGGCCTACCAGGCAAGTTCAAGACCTGGCTGTTCCAGCATGGCCTGCTTCCAAGACTCCTGTGGCTCTTGACGATTTACGAGATACCTATGACAGCGGTTGAAGGGATCGAGAGGAAAGTCAACAAACATCTCCGCAAGTGGCTTGGTATTCCACCAAGCTTCACGTCAGTAGGGCTCTACATCAGGTCGGGACAGCTACAGCTACCCCTATCATCGGTGGTTGAGGAGTTCAAGGTGGCAAAGTGCAGGATTGTGATGATGCTCAGAGATTCCACCGACGAGATGGTTAGAGGCGCAGGCGTCACCACAAGATCTGGGCGCAAATGGGCAGCAGCCACACAAGTGGAACAGGCAGAAAGCCTGCTAAAGTTGAAGGACATCATCGGGAACCCGTGCACTGGGCGGCAGGGACTAGGGTCCACCCATTTCCAACAATGGACCAAAGCCGACCCAAGGCAGAGGAGAGTCATGGTCCAAGCCGAGGTCCGGCAgctagaggaggaggggagatggtCTAGGGCTGTGGAGCTTGGTTTACAAGGAGCCTGGACGAAGTGGGAACTACCAAAGCGTAAGATCACCTGGCCCGAACTCTGGAGACTGGAGCCTTTCCGAATCTCGTTCCTGCTCCGCTCAGTGTACGACACCCTTCCAACACCAACAAACCTGTACAGGTGGGGAATGAGGGAGGACCCACAGTGCAGGTtatgtggggagagaggaacaatggCGCATATACTGGCAGGATGCAGGACTGCTCTTAGCCAGGGAAGATACCGGTGGCGCCACGACAAGGTCCTCAGAGCACTAGCCGACATCTTGGAGCAGGAGAGACGGAAAAAGCACCAGCCTCAATCGAGACCAACACCATCCATCCAGTTcatcagggagggggagaaaccaTCATCCTCCAAGAAGACCAAGAAGGGCCTACTGCAGACAGCACCATCATGGGAGATGAGGGTAGACCTGGGAAGGAAACTACACTTTCCCCAGGTCGTCCAAACTTCCCTGAGGCCTGACATGGTCATTTGGTCAGAAGAGGCCAAGAAGATCATCCTGATCGAACTGACCGTCCCGTGGGAAGAAGGATGCGTTGAAGCCTACGAGAGGAAAGCCACCAAGTACCAGGACCTTGTCCAACAATGCAGGGACAAGGGATGGCAGGCCTGGCTATTCCCAGTGGAGGTCGGATGCAGGGGCTTCCCGGCACAGTCTGTGTGGAATACACTCACAGCTCTGGGAataaaaggaagggagaggaagacagctgtccGTAGGTTGGGGGAAGCCGCAGAGAGAGCCTCTTGCTGGCTCTGGaataggagggaggagagaagctggggaccaggagaagatgggcagtGA